A part of Geoalkalibacter sp. genomic DNA contains:
- the prsT gene encoding XrtA/PEP-CTERM system TPR-repeat protein PrsT, which translates to MLNKFLVLFLMSLLLFACGSKSKEEMLQEGIKLTQEGNVNGGIVLFRNALEKDPNFVEARYQLAKGYLATDKYEQAERELQKVKLQDPSNVELDALLAKAYIETDRHEEALALIENYLKSQPPTAEALVIKGRAYLVKKEFPQALEAFAKARELDPQYLHAYLGLVSVHLAEGRVDEALPILKTATELHPTDKRAFVLMANLFTAQGRTEESLEVWKKVLAIDARDAEALYQVGLLSLNEGNLEEGSKYAEDLVAKHPNRPQGHQLRGLVYYQKGDYDRAAESFQRSLAQGSNLQSHYFLGLCQYRLGKYELALSEFNRALDLNPDFTLARMMAASTLLLQKRVDDAIFQAQTAVVSDPRNAWAHNILGSALIMKGRFDEGMASFEQAIRLDPSLSSVHLKKGAVSFGMGDLQSAEKAMIDAVRANPEALESRFALALLYVRQGQPQKAVESLKEGLSGREEDAFIHYQLANLHFQMQQFDAGVAALEQAKKSNPGFLSPYFSLGIYHLAKAEPAKALAEYEGILARDPKNFQALILAANTRDQMDQRAQAVETFKKAIEVDGVRGTLAYAYNLLRRNEQPQALSVVSEGLAKAPNDPLLLELRGKIHGMRQDFSSAVTDFQALAKISPDKGNPLLAQALVQAGRGEEAVDLSKGLIASSPEAPQGYLLLTAVYAATNRPEQALTTLDEGMAKVKDAKPLAMNKAALLLGQKQQDKALAVYDGILAETPDFFPALYAKASIHHQVGNFSEAARLLKAAVEINPNYVPALNDLAYLLIDQQKQPKDGLDYAMRAFRLAPTEPAVMDTLGYAFYRNGQSDRARPLLEAAAKSLPDNGTVLFHLAQVYKDLGEAELAVQVLEQSLGKGDFPEQASARDLLDRLKKM; encoded by the coding sequence TTGCTTAACAAATTTCTGGTGCTTTTTTTGATGAGCCTGCTTCTGTTCGCCTGCGGAAGCAAGAGCAAGGAGGAGATGCTGCAGGAAGGCATCAAGCTCACCCAGGAGGGCAATGTCAACGGCGGCATCGTTCTTTTTCGCAATGCCCTGGAAAAGGATCCGAACTTTGTCGAGGCGCGCTATCAACTGGCCAAGGGTTATCTGGCGACGGATAAATACGAGCAGGCCGAGCGGGAATTGCAAAAGGTCAAGCTGCAGGATCCATCCAACGTCGAGCTCGATGCCCTTCTGGCCAAGGCGTACATCGAAACCGACCGGCACGAGGAAGCCCTCGCGCTGATCGAAAACTACCTCAAATCCCAGCCGCCGACGGCGGAAGCCCTGGTCATCAAGGGCCGCGCCTACCTGGTGAAAAAAGAGTTTCCCCAAGCGCTGGAAGCCTTTGCCAAGGCCCGGGAGCTTGATCCGCAATATCTCCATGCCTATCTCGGACTGGTTTCGGTTCATCTCGCCGAGGGTCGGGTCGATGAGGCCCTGCCCATTCTCAAAACCGCCACGGAGCTTCATCCCACCGATAAGCGGGCGTTTGTGCTGATGGCCAATCTCTTTACGGCCCAAGGCCGGACCGAGGAAAGTCTTGAGGTTTGGAAGAAGGTGCTGGCCATCGACGCGCGGGATGCGGAAGCTCTTTATCAGGTCGGTCTGCTCAGCCTCAATGAGGGCAATCTCGAAGAAGGGTCCAAATATGCCGAGGACCTGGTCGCCAAGCATCCCAACCGGCCCCAGGGGCATCAGCTGCGCGGCCTGGTCTATTATCAGAAGGGCGACTATGACAGGGCCGCTGAATCCTTCCAGCGCTCCCTCGCCCAGGGGAGCAATCTGCAAAGTCATTATTTTCTCGGACTTTGCCAGTATCGCCTCGGCAAATACGAACTGGCCCTGAGCGAATTCAACCGCGCCCTTGATCTCAATCCCGATTTCACCCTCGCGCGCATGATGGCCGCCTCGACCCTGCTGCTGCAGAAGCGCGTCGATGATGCCATTTTCCAGGCCCAGACGGCGGTGGTCAGTGATCCGCGCAACGCCTGGGCGCACAATATTCTCGGCAGCGCCCTGATCATGAAGGGACGCTTCGACGAGGGCATGGCCAGTTTCGAGCAGGCTATTCGCCTTGATCCCAGCCTGTCCTCCGTCCATCTGAAAAAAGGGGCGGTGAGTTTCGGCATGGGCGATCTGCAAAGCGCCGAAAAAGCCATGATCGACGCGGTTCGCGCCAACCCCGAGGCTCTGGAAAGCCGCTTTGCCCTGGCGCTGCTGTACGTGCGCCAGGGACAGCCGCAAAAGGCCGTTGAATCCCTCAAGGAAGGCTTGTCCGGGCGCGAGGAGGATGCCTTCATCCATTACCAGTTGGCCAACCTTCATTTCCAAATGCAACAGTTCGACGCCGGAGTGGCGGCCCTGGAGCAGGCGAAAAAATCCAATCCAGGCTTTCTCTCTCCCTATTTCTCTCTTGGGATCTATCATCTGGCCAAGGCCGAGCCGGCCAAGGCCCTCGCCGAATATGAAGGCATTCTGGCGCGCGACCCGAAGAATTTCCAGGCGTTGATTCTCGCGGCCAATACCCGGGATCAGATGGATCAGCGCGCGCAGGCCGTCGAGACCTTCAAGAAAGCCATCGAGGTCGATGGGGTGCGTGGCACCCTGGCTTACGCCTACAACCTGCTGCGGCGCAATGAACAGCCCCAGGCGCTCTCCGTCGTAAGCGAGGGGTTGGCAAAAGCGCCCAATGATCCGCTGCTGCTCGAACTGCGCGGCAAGATCCACGGCATGCGCCAGGATTTTTCCTCCGCCGTGACGGATTTTCAGGCTCTCGCGAAGATCAGTCCCGACAAGGGCAACCCCCTGCTGGCCCAGGCCCTGGTGCAGGCCGGCCGCGGCGAGGAAGCCGTCGATCTGAGCAAGGGGCTGATCGCCTCCTCCCCCGAGGCGCCGCAAGGCTATCTGCTTCTGACCGCCGTTTACGCCGCCACCAATCGCCCCGAACAGGCCCTAACGACCCTGGATGAAGGCATGGCCAAGGTCAAGGATGCCAAGCCCCTGGCGATGAACAAGGCCGCTTTGCTGCTCGGGCAAAAGCAGCAGGACAAGGCCCTTGCCGTGTACGACGGCATCCTTGCCGAGACTCCCGACTTTTTCCCGGCGCTCTACGCCAAGGCTTCCATTCACCATCAGGTTGGTAACTTCAGTGAGGCGGCCCGCCTGCTCAAGGCCGCCGTTGAAATCAACCCCAATTATGTTCCCGCCTTGAACGATCTGGCCTACCTGCTCATCGATCAGCAGAAGCAACCCAAGGACGGTCTTGACTACGCCATGCGCGCCTTTCGCCTGGCGCCGACGGAGCCCGCCGTCATGGACACCCTGGGTTACGCGTTCTACCGCAACGGCCAGTCCGACCGGGCCCGTCCGCTGCTCGAAGCAGCCGCGAAAAGCCTGCCCGACAATGGCACGGTGCTGTTTCACCTGGCTCAGGTCTACAAGGATCTCGGCGAGGCCGAGTTGGCCGTGCAGGTTCTTGAACAATCGCTGGGCAAGGGGGATTTCCCCGAGCAGGCCAGCGCACGTGATTTATTGGATCGCTTGAAAAAAATGTAG
- a CDS encoding response regulator: MDSKKILVLDDHNFSRVCRAILEREGFAPEIPETNKISATLSRWQEFGLVIASYPIAETFAEKIRNAGTPVLVLSDFFNREISEALEHFKVCRCLIKPLDFEHFIGVIGEMFHGEASKQGGCDLA, translated from the coding sequence ATGGATTCAAAAAAAATTCTCGTTCTTGATGACCACAACTTTTCCCGTGTTTGTCGCGCCATTCTCGAGCGGGAGGGATTTGCTCCCGAAATTCCGGAAACCAACAAAATTTCTGCTACACTTTCGCGCTGGCAAGAATTCGGACTGGTCATCGCCAGCTATCCCATTGCCGAAACCTTTGCGGAAAAAATCAGGAACGCGGGTACGCCGGTTCTGGTCCTCAGCGATTTTTTCAATCGAGAAATCAGTGAGGCTCTTGAGCATTTCAAGGTCTGCCGTTGTCTGATCAAGCCCTTGGATTTTGAACATTTTATTGGGGTCATAGGAGAGATGTTTCATGGTGAGGCTTCTAAACAGGGAGGATGCGACCTTGCTTAA
- a CDS encoding PEP-CTERM/exosortase system-associated acyltransferase encodes MDYFDFREIKKNDPRIAEIYRLRYKVYVEEWGFERPEDHPLGIETDAYDLQAVQIGAFRRETGAIIGTGRLIPYAEALGFPIQKNMRMDRAIPPELLKTACEISRLAVSKEYRRRAGDNLMYSESAFLPTATAGVESERRDSENDIVLGIIRKICEYSGREGFTHWSVGMAKGLYVLLKRRKIVFEPIGPEIDYHGLRRPYFGRVEEILGGNDELLTIYQRALALRTCTLPQRELPVAI; translated from the coding sequence ATGGACTATTTCGATTTCCGCGAAATTAAAAAAAACGACCCGCGCATTGCCGAGATCTACAGGTTGAGGTACAAGGTATACGTTGAAGAATGGGGCTTCGAGCGCCCCGAGGATCATCCCCTGGGCATCGAAACCGACGCTTATGATTTGCAGGCGGTGCAGATCGGTGCGTTTCGACGAGAGACCGGGGCCATCATCGGGACGGGACGGTTGATTCCTTATGCAGAGGCGCTGGGTTTTCCCATCCAAAAAAACATGCGGATGGATCGTGCGATTCCTCCGGAGCTTCTGAAGACAGCCTGCGAGATTTCCCGCCTTGCGGTGAGCAAGGAGTATCGCCGCCGCGCGGGCGATAATCTGATGTACAGCGAGAGCGCTTTTTTGCCTACGGCGACCGCCGGCGTCGAGAGTGAACGACGCGACAGCGAAAACGACATCGTCCTGGGGATCATTCGCAAGATCTGCGAATACAGCGGCCGTGAAGGCTTCACCCACTGGTCCGTGGGAATGGCCAAGGGACTGTACGTTCTGCTCAAGCGCCGTAAGATAGTTTTTGAACCCATCGGGCCGGAAATCGATTATCATGGCCTGCGTCGTCCTTACTTCGGGCGGGTGGAAGAGATTCTTGGCGGCAATGACGAGTTATTGACGATTTATCAACGAGCGCTGGCTTTGCGGACCTGCACCTTGCCGCAGCGGGAGTTGCCAGTTGCCATCTGA
- a CDS encoding TIGR03013 family XrtA/PEP-CTERM system glycosyltransferase, translating to MSKSLGILLLVDVLLAANALVLATLARLGGFTDRGGFSLDWSEVTVFSLVMLLCGFFVELYSGEREFRKTETGVRILVSLAIGFVALSALYYIFPDIHVGRGILLLALGFFGAGQFIWHRCHGMLLSFPGIAQRVVILGNGTLGQKIEEIIPSVRHNYVFAGYIRPDKEAVCVPETSIVGSIDDLYETVRRIKAHKIIVSLAERRGVLPVREILRCKLSGVEIIDALNFYEQLTGKLLVENINPSWFIFSNGFRVTRFIRCYKRILDIVFSLTGILLSLPLLPFIALAIKLDSRGPVFFRQTRVGEGEKEFMLYKFRSMTQDAEKNGAVWACKNDARVTRVGHFLRKTRLDEIPQLFNVLKGDMSFVGPRPERPEFVSMLTEKIPYYSKRHFVKPGVTGWAQVKYPYGASVEDALEKLRYDLYYIKNISILMDILIVLETVKVVLFGRGAR from the coding sequence ATGAGCAAGTCGTTGGGAATCCTTTTGCTGGTTGATGTGTTGCTGGCCGCCAATGCCCTGGTTTTGGCGACGCTGGCTCGTCTGGGCGGTTTCACCGATCGCGGCGGATTCAGCCTTGACTGGTCGGAAGTGACGGTTTTTTCGCTGGTCATGTTGCTGTGCGGCTTTTTCGTCGAATTGTACAGCGGCGAGCGGGAATTCAGAAAAACCGAGACCGGCGTCAGGATTCTCGTCTCCCTGGCCATCGGGTTTGTCGCACTCTCCGCCCTTTATTACATCTTCCCCGACATTCATGTGGGGCGCGGCATTCTCCTGCTGGCCCTGGGCTTCTTTGGGGCGGGGCAGTTCATCTGGCACCGCTGCCACGGCATGCTGCTCAGTTTCCCCGGCATCGCCCAGCGCGTGGTCATCCTCGGCAACGGCACCCTGGGCCAGAAAATCGAGGAAATCATCCCCAGCGTGCGCCACAACTATGTGTTTGCCGGCTACATCCGCCCCGACAAGGAAGCGGTCTGCGTTCCCGAAACCAGCATCGTCGGCAGCATCGACGACCTCTATGAGACCGTCAGGCGCATCAAGGCGCATAAGATCATCGTGTCCCTGGCCGAGCGCCGGGGGGTGCTTCCGGTGCGGGAAATCCTGCGCTGCAAGCTCAGCGGCGTCGAAATCATCGATGCCCTCAATTTCTATGAACAGTTGACCGGAAAGCTGCTGGTCGAAAACATCAATCCAAGCTGGTTCATCTTTTCCAATGGTTTTCGCGTCACGCGCTTCATTCGCTGTTACAAACGCATTCTCGACATCGTTTTCAGCCTTACCGGCATACTGCTTTCCCTGCCGTTGTTGCCCTTCATCGCCCTGGCCATTAAGCTTGATTCGCGAGGTCCGGTCTTCTTTCGCCAGACCCGGGTGGGAGAGGGCGAGAAGGAATTCATGCTGTACAAATTTCGCAGCATGACCCAGGACGCGGAAAAAAACGGTGCCGTCTGGGCATGCAAGAACGACGCTCGGGTGACGCGGGTCGGCCATTTTCTGCGCAAGACGCGCCTCGACGAAATTCCCCAGCTCTTCAACGTCCTCAAGGGCGACATGAGCTTTGTCGGCCCGCGCCCCGAACGACCCGAATTCGTCAGCATGCTCACCGAGAAAATCCCCTATTATTCCAAGCGACACTTCGTCAAGCCCGGCGTCACCGGTTGGGCCCAGGTGAAATACCCCTACGGCGCTTCCGTGGAAGATGCCCTGGAAAAATTGCGCTATGACCTCTATTACATAAAGAACATTTCCATTCTGATGGATATTCTCATCGTGCTCGAAACCGTCAAGGTCGTCTTGTTCGGGCGGGGGGCGCGGTAG
- a CDS encoding sigma-54-dependent transcriptional regulator, with protein MASQDKGTVLIVDDEPNALRVLAAIMGEAGYRVLTAGSVEAALPRFKEIDFDAVITDMKMPGLSGMDLFGILAKDHPDIPVIFLTAYGTVESAVEAMTRGAFYYFIKPPDYLNLKGILSRAVEQRRLKRELSELKRRLADERKDFRLIGNDPEVRKILDIVDAVRDSESSVLICGETGTGKEMIARSLHCGGVWASKPFVAVNCAAIPRELIESELFGYEKGAFTGASARRIGRVEQAAGGTLFLDEIGELDLSVQAKLLRVLQEREIERLGSNEKISVHFRLISSTNRDLPSEIKKGLFRQDLYYRLNVVQITVPPLRQRRQDLPLLVAEFLREFCAREGKMLRLSDEAMEILQGYSWPGNIRQLRNVIERAVVLTRGPEIGARTLPEEILGQGVGKVADDRVKTMRELEHDAVREVLTRCAGNKSEAARMLGISRKALYKRLSDLGLS; from the coding sequence ATGGCATCACAGGACAAGGGAACCGTACTGATTGTCGATGACGAGCCGAACGCCCTCAGGGTGCTGGCCGCCATCATGGGAGAAGCGGGCTATCGTGTACTGACCGCCGGTTCCGTGGAGGCGGCGCTGCCCCGCTTTAAGGAAATCGACTTCGACGCGGTGATCACCGACATGAAAATGCCCGGTCTCAGCGGCATGGATCTGTTCGGAATTCTCGCCAAGGATCATCCGGATATCCCGGTTATTTTTCTCACCGCCTACGGCACCGTCGAGTCGGCTGTCGAAGCCATGACGCGCGGTGCCTTTTATTATTTCATCAAGCCCCCTGATTACCTCAATCTCAAGGGCATCCTCAGTCGCGCCGTCGAGCAGCGGCGCCTCAAGCGCGAACTCTCCGAGCTCAAACGGCGCCTGGCCGATGAACGCAAGGATTTCCGCCTGATCGGCAACGACCCCGAGGTACGCAAGATTCTCGATATCGTGGATGCGGTGCGCGATTCGGAAAGCAGTGTGCTCATCTGCGGAGAAACGGGAACCGGCAAGGAGATGATCGCCCGCTCCCTGCATTGCGGCGGCGTTTGGGCGAGCAAGCCTTTTGTCGCCGTCAATTGTGCCGCCATCCCCCGCGAGTTGATCGAATCCGAATTGTTCGGCTATGAAAAAGGCGCCTTCACCGGCGCGTCGGCGCGGCGGATCGGCCGTGTCGAGCAGGCGGCAGGAGGTACTCTGTTTCTCGATGAAATCGGGGAGCTTGACCTTTCGGTGCAGGCCAAGCTGCTGCGCGTTTTGCAGGAACGAGAGATCGAACGGCTGGGCAGCAACGAAAAGATCAGCGTCCATTTCCGGCTGATCTCCTCGACCAACCGTGATCTGCCGAGCGAGATCAAAAAGGGTCTTTTTCGCCAGGATCTTTACTATCGCCTGAATGTCGTGCAGATCACCGTGCCGCCCCTGCGGCAGCGCCGGCAGGACCTCCCTCTGCTCGTCGCCGAGTTCCTGCGCGAGTTCTGCGCGCGTGAGGGCAAGATGCTCCGTCTCTCCGATGAGGCCATGGAGATCCTGCAGGGCTACTCCTGGCCGGGCAACATCCGCCAGTTGCGCAATGTCATTGAGCGCGCGGTGGTCTTGACCCGCGGCCCTGAAATAGGCGCACGCACGCTGCCGGAAGAGATCCTGGGGCAGGGGGTCGGCAAGGTTGCCGACGACCGGGTCAAAACCATGCGTGAACTTGAGCACGATGCCGTAAGGGAGGTTCTGACGCGCTGCGCCGGCAACAAATCCGAGGCGGCCCGTATGCTCGGCATCTCGCGTAAGGCACTCTACAAGCGTTTATCTGATTTGGGCCTGTCCTGA